One segment of Trypanosoma brucei brucei TREU927 chromosome 8, complete sequence DNA contains the following:
- a CDS encoding (H+)-ATPase G subunit, putative: MPPKYDNVQRLLDAERRRNEVIANAKAQKQAKVKQAKVDAEREVAAFHAEKEREYEAYRQQQEALTEKEKEQLRSDTDVWLQQLNAMAANRMQAVETMMTGLILRCQDN, encoded by the coding sequence ATGCCTCCCAAGTATGACAATGTCCAGCGGCTCCTCGATGCTGAAAGAAGGCGGAATGAAGTTATTGCCAATGCGAAAGCTCAGAAGCAGGCGAAGGTGAAGCAGGCTAAAGTTGATGCCGAACGCGAAGTTGCTGCTTTCCACGCGGAGAAGGAACGCGAATATGAAGCATACcgccagcagcaggaggcaCTTAccgagaaagaaaaggaacaattGCGATCTGATACGGATGTCTGGTTACAACAGCTCAACGCCATGGCGGCCAATCGCATGCAGGCGGTTGAAACTATGATGACTGGTTTGATACTGCGATGTCAGGACAACTGA